The following proteins come from a genomic window of Chryseobacterium glaciei:
- a CDS encoding tetratricopeptide repeat protein codes for MISFIKKNILLSILLISSLIACQKKEFQEIDELFKAAEKSNLAYKDLETFKYSKKANILALKTGDSKIIAESYYKLALSLSSLELQKESLTYIQKAYTQESIENNILLQSKLKELKSYDYISLGLKSEGLQELFEARQIIEKRNDPESIKLLARIYGQIGNYYYYENNIDSAFVYYRLKSDQLKKIPEKDIFKNKAYLYNYIAKAFLKKKNADSSLYYIQKSFDLKQKYKDPLLFAEYISLGDYYSEQKNYQKALEFYLKSIQNMKEHSVLRTYSPDIYKKISEMYHMMGKETQYKEYEKIFSEKESKMLTERNKNTEYALNIILKDKADEYKKAQEKNYVYISIVILSLLIFFFFLYKLLNKDIKLKESLISEATSSLQNKEEIITQKDHETKQLQLKVNDSYQEVTYLAKNNDPSFYFRFQEVYPEFQKKILEINPNFRTTELILCAYTFLGFNIKDIADYTFKSVNTVRNRKQNLRKKFNLQTEEDMGIWLRNLIDPNP; via the coding sequence ATGATTAGTTTCATTAAGAAAAACATTTTATTATCCATACTCTTAATTTCAAGTTTAATAGCCTGCCAGAAAAAGGAGTTCCAAGAAATCGACGAATTATTTAAAGCCGCAGAAAAAAGCAATCTAGCATACAAAGATCTAGAAACATTTAAGTATTCAAAGAAGGCAAATATTTTAGCACTAAAAACCGGAGATTCTAAAATAATTGCAGAAAGTTACTATAAATTGGCACTTTCACTATCCAGTTTAGAACTGCAAAAAGAAAGTTTAACTTACATACAAAAAGCTTATACACAGGAATCTATAGAAAATAATATTCTTTTACAATCAAAATTAAAAGAACTAAAGTCCTATGATTATATTTCCTTAGGACTAAAGTCTGAGGGTTTACAGGAATTATTTGAAGCCAGACAAATTATTGAGAAACGGAATGATCCAGAATCTATAAAATTACTGGCAAGAATCTACGGACAAATCGGAAATTATTACTATTATGAAAATAATATAGACTCTGCTTTTGTTTATTATAGACTAAAATCTGATCAATTAAAAAAAATACCCGAAAAAGATATTTTTAAGAACAAAGCCTATCTCTACAACTATATAGCAAAAGCATTTTTGAAGAAAAAAAATGCAGACTCTTCTTTATATTATATTCAAAAAAGTTTCGATTTAAAGCAAAAATATAAAGATCCTTTACTTTTTGCAGAATATATTTCATTGGGAGACTATTATTCTGAACAAAAAAATTATCAAAAAGCACTGGAGTTCTATTTAAAATCAATTCAAAATATGAAGGAACACTCTGTTCTTCGTACATATTCCCCAGACATTTATAAAAAGATATCAGAAATGTATCATATGATGGGAAAAGAGACCCAGTATAAAGAATATGAGAAAATATTTTCTGAAAAAGAAAGTAAAATGCTTACTGAAAGAAATAAAAACACAGAATATGCGCTGAATATTATTTTAAAAGATAAAGCTGATGAATATAAGAAAGCCCAAGAAAAAAATTACGTATACATTTCTATTGTTATACTTTCATTACTTATTTTCTTTTTCTTCCTTTATAAATTACTTAATAAAGACATAAAACTGAAAGAAAGTCTAATCTCCGAAGCGACGAGTAGTTTGCAGAATAAAGAGGAAATTATTACCCAAAAAGATCACGAGACAAAACAACTTCAGCTAAAAGTAAATGATTCCTATCAAGAAGTAACATATTTAGCGAAAAACAATGATCCTTCATTTTATTTTCGTTTTCAGGAAGTATATCCGGAGTTTCAGAAAAAAATATTGGAAATCAATCCAAACTTTAGAACGACGGAACTTATACTTTGCGCTTATACATTTTTAGGATTCAATATTAAGGATATTGCCGATTATACATTTAAGTCTGTGAACACAGTTCGTAACCGAAAACAGAATTTAAGGAAAAAATTCAATTTACAAACAGAAGAAGATATGGGGATTTGGTTAAGAAATTTAATTGACCCAAATCCATAA
- a CDS encoding helix-turn-helix transcriptional regulator produces MIKEKSFIKNSILIFFILFSNLAACQDSQLIKIDKLLKKAQKNHTEYRDFEELKLAKEANILAEKTNNSKLISESSYVLARALCSLELQKESLYYIEKASKQKFTKQTPVLQAKLNELKSYNYYVLSLKSQGSAELYKILELLKGNNDSPSIKIISRTYDNIANHYFDENKIDSAFIYYRLSAKELERLPVSKFHNAFCEHYISLGNAFLKKENADSTLYYFKKSYELKLKYKDPILFTQYMVFGSYYENQKQYEKALELYLKAIENMKEYSVNQIPFNYINKKISDLYGILDNKKKQDEFAEIYSKKENQLSLEKSRNVDYALNIILIDKKNEYNSAQEKKYAWIFIGTSIFIIISLYVYILMRKNLKYKESAISEFTNTLQRKEEIISKKNVEAEELQQKVNNAYTEIIELAKNNSPSFYFRFLEVYPEFQKKLLEYSQNLRTTELILCAYTFLGFTTKDIAEYTFKSVNTIRNRKQNLRKKFSIQTEEDMGIWLRNLISEKL; encoded by the coding sequence ATGATCAAAGAAAAATCTTTCATAAAAAACAGTATACTTATTTTTTTTATTCTATTTTCGAATTTGGCAGCATGTCAGGATAGCCAATTAATAAAAATTGATAAATTACTAAAAAAAGCTCAGAAAAATCATACTGAATATCGTGATTTTGAAGAACTAAAATTAGCTAAAGAGGCTAATATTCTTGCAGAAAAAACCAATAATTCTAAACTGATATCTGAAAGTAGTTACGTACTAGCCCGTGCATTATGCTCTCTAGAACTACAAAAAGAGAGCTTATATTATATAGAAAAAGCTTCAAAACAAAAGTTTACGAAACAAACACCCGTTCTTCAAGCTAAACTAAACGAATTAAAATCATATAATTATTACGTTTTATCATTAAAATCTCAAGGCTCAGCGGAACTTTATAAAATTCTGGAACTTTTAAAAGGAAATAATGATTCTCCTTCTATTAAAATAATATCTAGAACATATGATAATATTGCCAATCACTACTTCGACGAAAACAAGATAGATTCCGCATTCATATATTACAGATTATCGGCCAAAGAATTAGAAAGATTACCTGTATCTAAATTCCACAATGCATTTTGTGAGCATTACATAAGCCTAGGAAATGCTTTCCTGAAAAAGGAAAATGCAGATTCTACATTGTACTATTTCAAAAAAAGCTATGAATTAAAACTAAAATACAAAGATCCAATACTCTTTACACAATATATGGTATTTGGAAGCTATTATGAAAACCAAAAACAATACGAAAAAGCTTTAGAATTATATCTAAAAGCAATTGAGAATATGAAAGAATATTCGGTAAACCAAATACCCTTTAATTATATAAACAAAAAAATCTCTGACTTATATGGTATTTTAGATAACAAAAAAAAGCAAGATGAGTTTGCAGAGATTTATTCCAAAAAGGAAAATCAACTTAGTTTGGAAAAGAGCAGAAACGTTGATTATGCATTAAACATCATTTTAATTGATAAAAAAAATGAATATAATTCTGCGCAAGAGAAAAAATACGCATGGATATTTATCGGAACTTCGATCTTTATAATCATATCATTATATGTTTATATTCTAATGAGAAAAAATTTAAAATATAAAGAATCTGCAATCTCAGAATTCACAAATACTTTACAGCGAAAAGAGGAAATAATTTCAAAAAAGAATGTTGAAGCAGAAGAACTTCAACAAAAAGTAAATAACGCCTATACTGAAATAATAGAACTCGCTAAAAATAATAGTCCTTCTTTTTATTTTCGCTTTCTGGAAGTGTATCCTGAATTTCAAAAAAAGTTATTAGAATATAGTCAAAACTTAAGGACAACCGAACTCATACTTTGCGCCTATACATTTCTAGGTTTTACAACTAAAGACATTGCAGAGTATACATTTAAATCTGTGAACACAATTCGTAACAGAAAACAAAACCTAAGAAAAAAATTCAGCATACAAACTGAAGAAGATATGGGGATTTGGTTAAGAAATTTAATAAGTGAAAAATTGTAA
- a CDS encoding helix-turn-helix transcriptional regulator, whose amino-acid sequence MINKNTFIKNSIAFVVILISNFMFCQNQFKEIDQLLQQAEQSRKEFNNLDQLKYAKQASILAEQTEDSQKIAESYYNIARALSFLELQKESFSYINKASQQPYTKKSKLIQAQLKEIKAFNYYSLGLNSQFNKELPGIVKLLKNQNNKDAIILLQRTYLNIGSTKPDSAKYYSELCFKELKKLPEKDTHLELADFYRYKGTEFQEKIPDSALYYYQKSIQITQKYHDPVLFFNYTAFGDYYSSQKKYNLAIDFYDKAIQNIKEQNITPYHFVNNDLYNKISDLYGKLGDKEKQHEYLAIYSDLQKKLLTERNKNVESALNILLKDKEEEYKSSELQKYILISIGILALLILFFFIYRVLRKNLKHKDTIIQEAATTLQNKEEIIDQKNSETQELQLKINDAYTDVVELAKKNDPSFYFRFQEVYPEFQRKLLETNPTLRTSELILCAYTFLGFSIKDIAEYTFKSINTIRNRRQNLRKKFGMQTEEDMGMWLRNLTSKQEQ is encoded by the coding sequence ATGATCAATAAAAATACTTTTATAAAAAACAGTATAGCATTTGTTGTTATCCTTATTTCAAATTTCATGTTCTGCCAAAATCAGTTCAAGGAAATAGATCAGTTATTACAACAAGCAGAGCAAAGTAGAAAAGAATTTAACAATCTGGATCAATTAAAATACGCTAAACAAGCCAGTATTTTAGCAGAACAAACAGAAGATTCGCAAAAAATAGCAGAGAGCTATTATAATATTGCGCGTGCTTTATCCTTTTTGGAACTGCAAAAAGAAAGTTTCTCTTATATAAATAAAGCATCTCAGCAGCCTTATACAAAAAAAAGCAAGCTCATACAGGCTCAGCTCAAGGAAATAAAAGCCTTTAATTATTACAGTTTAGGATTAAATTCGCAGTTTAATAAAGAATTGCCAGGCATTGTCAAACTTCTGAAAAATCAAAATAACAAAGACGCTATTATTTTACTCCAAAGAACTTACTTGAATATTGGCTCAACAAAGCCCGATTCTGCTAAATATTATTCTGAATTATGTTTTAAAGAGTTAAAAAAATTACCTGAAAAAGATACCCATTTAGAATTAGCCGATTTTTACAGATATAAAGGCACAGAATTTCAGGAGAAAATACCGGATTCTGCTCTTTATTATTATCAAAAAAGCATTCAGATAACTCAAAAATATCACGATCCCGTACTTTTCTTTAATTACACGGCATTTGGTGATTACTACTCTAGTCAAAAAAAATATAATTTAGCAATAGATTTTTATGATAAAGCGATTCAAAATATAAAAGAGCAAAATATCACTCCCTATCATTTCGTAAACAATGATCTTTATAACAAAATTTCAGACCTTTACGGGAAATTAGGAGACAAGGAAAAGCAGCATGAATATCTGGCCATCTATTCTGATCTTCAAAAAAAATTATTAACTGAAAGGAATAAAAATGTAGAATCTGCACTTAATATTCTTTTAAAAGACAAAGAAGAAGAATATAAATCTTCTGAACTTCAAAAATATATACTAATCTCCATTGGTATTTTAGCACTTCTTATCTTATTCTTTTTTATTTATAGGGTTTTAAGAAAAAACCTTAAGCATAAAGATACAATTATTCAAGAAGCCGCCACCACTTTACAAAATAAGGAAGAAATAATTGATCAGAAAAATTCTGAGACCCAAGAGCTGCAGCTAAAAATAAATGATGCTTATACCGATGTAGTAGAATTGGCAAAAAAGAATGACCCATCTTTCTATTTCCGTTTTCAGGAAGTCTATCCTGAATTTCAAAGAAAGTTATTAGAAACAAATCCAACTTTAAGAACTTCCGAACTTATACTTTGCGCTTATACATTTTTAGGGTTCAGTATTAAGGATATTGCAGAATATACTTTCAAATCTATCAACACAATACGCAACAGAAGACAAAATTTAAGGAAAAAATTCGGTATGCAAACTGAAGAAGATATGGGAATGTGGTTAAGAAATTTAACTTCCAAGCAAGAACAATAA
- a CDS encoding phosphate ABC transporter substrate-binding protein, translating to MKKLKALRQSFGINEYGLIDFPNKISNVQVSRILNGNEMGCSWCFPHGFETINSKQDKFQRNWKKYRKTQWKNKK from the coding sequence ATGAAAAAATTAAAAGCATTAAGACAATCTTTCGGAATCAATGAATATGGATTAATTGATTTCCCGAATAAAATTTCAAATGTACAGGTTTCCAGAATTTTAAATGGAAATGAAATGGGGTGCTCGTGGTGTTTTCCACATGGCTTTGAAACCATAAATTCTAAGCAGGATAAGTTTCAAAGAAATTGGAAAAAATACAGAAAAACCCAATGGAAAAATAAAAAGTAA